A genomic segment from Candidatus Acidiferrales bacterium encodes:
- a CDS encoding sodium-translocating pyrophosphatase encodes MISFWPLTFIMSVSVLSLIVAVLFARQVLRADTGTPGMQEIAAAIKEGAEAFLRRQYSTIALLSGVVAVILFAFYLRSKGMTLAWRTVVAFLFGALCSGIAGYCGMFVSIRANLRAAAAARTSLNRALQLALRGGAVNGLAVVALSLLGVGGLFYFFGGLEHPQEVPLHIVGFGFGASFVALFAQLGGGIYTKAADVGADLVGKIEAGIPEDDPRNPAVIADLVGDNVGDCAGRGADLFESTAAENIGAMIIGIALFPVFGIKGIFFPLVARAFGLIASIVAVLVVRTKEQGEDPMQALNRGYLVTTVLAMAGFYVAVRTMLQDNLWFFAAGIVGIVTSFLFVWITQYYTEYRYRPVLSIAKASITGPATNIITGFAVALECTALPVITISAAILLSYYFGQRGLPGNAGAGLYGTAIATMGMLSTAAYILAMDTFGPITDNAGGIIEMSGAPEDVRRRTDRLDSVGNTTKALTKGYAIGSAALAAFLLFSAYLDEVTHLTGQRFHVVDIGKVPVFVGALIGAALIFLFSSFAIKAVGKTAYCVIEEVRRQFRENKGIMEGTVKPDYGKCVDIVTVGALKAMVVPGLLAVGVPVAVGFLFKYLSSSPGENTGAESVAALLMVGTIGGILLATLMNNGGGAWDNAKKFIETGQLGGKRSDAHKAAVVGDTVGDPFKDTAGPSLHVLIKLLSTITLVMAPLFI; translated from the coding sequence ATGATCTCGTTCTGGCCACTCACCTTCATTATGAGCGTGAGCGTGCTATCGCTGATCGTTGCGGTGTTATTCGCGCGGCAAGTCCTGAGGGCGGATACGGGGACGCCGGGCATGCAGGAGATTGCCGCGGCCATCAAAGAGGGGGCCGAGGCGTTTCTCCGCCGCCAATATTCGACCATCGCCCTGCTGAGCGGGGTGGTCGCCGTCATCCTTTTTGCCTTCTACCTGCGCAGCAAGGGCATGACGCTGGCGTGGCGGACGGTGGTGGCGTTTCTGTTCGGCGCGCTCTGTTCGGGAATCGCCGGCTACTGCGGCATGTTTGTGTCCATACGCGCCAATCTTCGCGCGGCGGCGGCAGCTCGCACCAGCCTGAACCGGGCCTTGCAGCTTGCGTTGCGCGGCGGCGCGGTGAACGGTCTGGCGGTCGTTGCCCTTTCCCTGCTGGGAGTGGGCGGGCTGTTCTACTTTTTCGGCGGCCTGGAGCATCCCCAGGAGGTTCCGCTTCACATCGTCGGCTTTGGCTTTGGCGCGAGCTTTGTGGCGCTCTTCGCCCAGCTCGGCGGCGGCATTTACACCAAGGCGGCCGACGTCGGCGCCGATTTGGTGGGCAAGATCGAAGCCGGCATACCGGAGGACGACCCGCGCAATCCGGCGGTCATCGCCGACCTGGTGGGAGACAACGTGGGCGACTGTGCCGGCCGCGGCGCCGACCTTTTTGAGTCTACTGCCGCAGAGAACATCGGCGCGATGATTATCGGCATTGCCCTCTTTCCCGTCTTCGGCATCAAGGGCATCTTTTTCCCCCTGGTGGCCCGCGCCTTCGGCTTGATCGCTTCGATTGTCGCGGTGCTGGTAGTGCGCACGAAAGAGCAGGGCGAGGATCCGATGCAGGCTTTGAACCGAGGCTACCTGGTAACCACGGTGCTGGCCATGGCCGGTTTCTACGTGGCCGTGCGAACCATGCTTCAGGACAACCTCTGGTTCTTTGCTGCCGGCATCGTGGGCATTGTCACCAGCTTTCTGTTCGTCTGGATCACGCAGTATTACACCGAATATCGCTACCGCCCGGTGCTCTCGATCGCCAAAGCCTCGATCACCGGCCCGGCAACCAACATCATTACCGGCTTTGCGGTAGCCCTGGAATGCACCGCCCTGCCCGTCATCACCATCTCGGCTGCCATTTTGCTTTCCTACTATTTCGGCCAGCGCGGCTTGCCCGGCAACGCTGGCGCCGGTCTTTACGGCACTGCCATTGCCACCATGGGCATGCTTTCGACGGCGGCTTACATTCTGGCGATGGATACCTTTGGACCCATCACCGACAACGCCGGCGGAATTATTGAGATGAGCGGCGCGCCGGAAGATGTTCGCCGGCGCACGGACCGCTTGGACTCAGTCGGCAACACAACCAAAGCGTTGACCAAAGGCTACGCCATCGGCAGCGCAGCGCTCGCCGCCTTCTTGCTCTTCTCCGCCTATCTGGATGAGGTCACCCACCTGACCGGCCAGCGCTTCCACGTGGTGGACATCGGCAAGGTCCCCGTCTTTGTCGGGGCGCTCATAGGCGCCGCTCTTATCTTCCTGTTCAGCTCGTTCGCCATCAAGGCGGTGGGCAAAACAGCCTATTGCGTCATCGAGGAAGTCCGGCGCCAGTTCCGCGAAAATAAGGGCATCATGGAAGGCACCGTCAAGCCCGACTACGGCAAGTGCGTGGACATCGTCACCGTCGGCGCCCTCAAGGCCATGGTGGTTCCGGGCCTGCTGGCGGTCGGCGTGCCCGTTGCCGTGGGTTTCCTCTTCAAATATCTGAGTTCGTCGCCGGGGGAAAACACGGGCGCAGAATCGGTAGCAGCCTTGCTCATGGTAGGCACCATCGGCGGCATCCTGCTGGCGACCCTGATGAACAACGGTGGCGGCGCCTGGGACAACGCCAAGAAGTTTATTGAGACGGGCCAGCTCGGCGGCAAGCGCTCGGATGCGCACAAAGCGGCCGTTGTAGGCGACACTGTCGGCGACCCCTTCAAGGACACCGCCGGGCCTTCGCTCCACGTCCTGATCAAACTGCTCAGCACCATCACACTGGTGATGGCGCCGCTGTTCATTTAG